One genomic segment of Musa acuminata AAA Group cultivar baxijiao chromosome BXJ3-3, Cavendish_Baxijiao_AAA, whole genome shotgun sequence includes these proteins:
- the LOC103977351 gene encoding pentatricopeptide repeat-containing protein At5g39710, with protein sequence MAGLRSHGQPSTGALDTGAASNHHLLAEKALTFLRHGCPLDSLAAAYTPEAAAHALLLAQPHRPLLLAFLRWATPLPFFSASLRPQSLALHLLSRLRRLPAALSLARRLASRFPLPALFDSLASTLPLLRPPPPSPSAAFDLLIRSYSSLFLIPQALSALSLTKDAGFSPALLSYNSVLDAMFRSGRTPPRTVEKFLADMTSSGVSPNVYTYNILIRGFCSWGELNRASSLFSEMALAGCSPNVVTYNTLIDGLCKSGKVDDARMLLMTMKENGLKPNLVTCNSIVNGLCHKGQVKESSKFVDEMVREGLVPNVITYNTLVNGYCREGDVHRALLLQAEMAHKGVAPDVVTYTTLVNAMCKAGNLRRAMELVSQMKERSLRLNAETFTTLIDGFCKKGFLDDALLIMKQMKESGIRLSVVTYNALINGYCLLGRMDEALKIIREDMETNGFMPDVVTYNTILSGYCRNGDINLAFQFNQEMLDKGILPDAITYSSLIRGLCEGKRLDDACKLFQKMLSLGIRPDNYTYTTLIDGHCKEGELKKAFLLHDEMIKKGILPDVVTYSVLINGLQKAARTKEAKRLLLRMCHDESVPDSVTYNILIDCCGKVEFKSLLSLLKGFCMKGLMNEADEVFNSIAERNWKPDATAYNIVIHGHCRAGNVHRAVSLYEDMLQAGFLPNAITAISLIKGLSQFGTNEKQDQIIQQLLGGSLPTYSQKSKVLVEVNHKDGNMDAVLDALTDLAKDGLLPNGGELKG encoded by the coding sequence ATGGCAGGGTTGCGTTCCCATGGCCAGCCCTCCACCGGTGCCCTCGACACCGGCGCTGCTTCTAACCACCACCTCCTCGCGGAGAAGGCCCTCACCTTCCTCAGGCACGGGTGCCCCCTCGACTCCCTCGCCGCCGCCTACACGCCGGAGGCCGCCGCCCACGCCCTCCTCCTTGCCCAGCCCCACCGCCCCCTCCTCCTCGCCTTCCTCCGCTGGGCCACGCCTCTCCCCTTTTTTTCCGCCTCCCTCCGCCCCCAGTCCCTCGCCCTCCACCTCCTCTCCCGTCTTCGCCGCCTTCCCGCCGCCCTTTCCCTCGCCCGCCGCCTCGCCTCCCGCTTCCCCCTCCCGGCCCTCTTCGACTCCCTCGCCTCCACCCTTCCCCTCCTCCGCCCCCCTCCTCCGTCCCCCTCCGCCGCCTTCGACCTGCTTATAAGGTCATACTCCTCCCTCTTCCTTATCCCGCAAGCCCTCTCCGCCCTCTCCCTCACCAAAGATGCTGGCTTTTCCCCTGCCCTTCTCTCCTATAACTCCGTCCTCGACGCCATGTTCCGTTCTGGTCGAACCCCTCCTCGAACTGTTGAAAAGTTCCTCGCCGACATGACTAGCTCCGGCGTTTCCCCGAATGTCTACACCTACAACATACTTATTAGAGGCTTCTGTTCATGGGGTGAACTGAATCGTGCGTCATCTCTCTTCTCTGAGATGGCGCTCGCAGGGTGTTCGCCAAATGTTGTCACTTACAACACTCTAATTGATGGTCTCTGCAAGTCGGGGAAGGTTGACGATGCACGCATGCTGCTGATGACGATGAAGGAGAATGGGCTTAAGCCTAATTTGGTTACCTGTAATTCAATCGTCAACGGGCTGTGCCACAAGGGTCAGGTGAAGGAGTCGAGCAAATTTGTCGATGAGATGGTGAGAGAAGGATTGGTCCCTAATGTCATTACGTATAATACACTTGTCAATGGATACTGCAGGGAGGGAGACGTGCATCGAGCTCTCCTACTTCAAGCAGAGATGGCTCACAAGGGGGTGGCCCCTGATGTTGTCACATACACTACATTGGTCAACGCAATGTGTAAAGCTGGGAACTTGAGGAGagcaatggagcttgtcagccaaATGAAAGAACGATCGCTTAGGCTTAATGCGGAAACTTTCACAACTTTGATCGATGGTTTCTGCAAGAAGGGGTTCCTGGATGATGCACTCTTGATCATGAAACAAATGAAGGAGAGTGGAATTAGGCTTTCTGTTGTGACTTATAATGCTTTGATTAATGGGTATTGTCTGTTGGGAAGAATGGATGAAGCATTGAAGATTATTCGAGAAGATATGGAAACAAATGGGTTTATGCCAGATGTAGTTACTTACAATACGATTTTGAGTGGGTACTGTAGGAATGGAGATATTAATCTGGCATTTCAGTTTAATCAAGAGATGCTTGACAAGGGTATCTTGCCTGATGCTATTACTTACTCTTCACTTATTAGGGGTCTTTGTGAAGGAAAAAGACTGGATGATGCATGCAAGCTTTTTCAGAAGATGTTGAGTTTGGGTATACGTCCTGACAACTATACATACACCACACTGATTGATGGCCACTGCAAGGAGGGGGAACTGAAGAAGGCTTTCCTTCTTCATGATGAAATGATAAAGAAAGGGATCCTTCCGGATGTCGTGACTTATAGTGTGCTTATAAATGGCCTCCAAAAAGCAGCTCGGACAAAGGAAGCAAAACGACTCCTGCTTAGGATGTGCCATGACGAGTCTGTTCCTGATAGTGTTACATACAACATACTGATTGATTGTTGTGGCAAAGTAGAGTTTAAGAGTTTGTTGTCGCTTCTAAAgggtttctgtatgaaagggttgATGAATGAAGCTGATGAGGTATTCAACTCTATAGCAGAAAGGAATTGGAAGCCTGATGCTACTGCATATAACATTGTTATTCATGGACACTGTAGAGCAGGAAATGTTCATAGGGCGGTTAGCCTATATGAAGATATGCTACAGGCTGGTTTTCTTCCAAATGCAATTACTGCTATTTCTCTTATTAAGGGTCTTTCCCAGTTCGGAACAAATGAGAAACAGGATCAAATAATTCAACAGCTATTGGGAGGTTCTTTGCCAACATATTCTCAAAAATCAAAGGTTCTTGTTGAAGTGAACCACAAGGATGGGAACATGGACGCTGTGTTGGATGCTTTGACTGACTTGGCAAAGGATGGACTTCTTCCTAATGGTGGTGAACTAAAAGGATGA
- the LOC135632780 gene encoding uncharacterized protein LOC135632780, translating into MDSGNSSSLQSSSGGDDDFDCRVDSLSAFFHSSPAAAAALPPSRSPPPLSSSYDGHHFFDDSSLPYLDSSAPLLPIGSSTTAPWPRHLIPSSSNCITAATAAAASLGTHPVATSLLSSSSMQPQLEQPIGAAAAAAAPRSSKKRSRASRRAPTTVLTTDTSNFRAMVQEFTGIPSPPFSVASTSPFARSRFDLYYPADAPPPHFLLRPLPKKLQAPPSFTANPISSLPPPRPLSTTNTAAASANTKIPTDDSNYRSPSHDLGLAGGQWQPLVSHQSPILNFQSLLQPSQLQAKYTLPAIAASYNAKLHITPSDAYKAHELGGLPPGLIGSEALHSSWTDGGADLAHLRPAAIDDYLDSQLRVGSGWKPNYSASGPPSEFTGDKVSGSVVATRGEGMVESWIHYSD; encoded by the coding sequence ATGGACTCAGGAAACAGCAGCAGCCTCCAGTCCTCCAGCGGCGGAGACGACGACTTCGACTGCCGCGTCGACTCCCTCTCCGCCTTCTTCCACTCCTCCCCAGCAGCCGCCGCCGCCCTCCCGCCTTCCCGGTCACCACCACCACTCTCCTCCTCCTACGACGGCCACCACTTCTTCGACGACTCATCTCTCCCCTACCTGGACTCCTCAGCCCCGCTCCTTCCCATCGGCTCCTCCACCACCGCCCCTTGGCCACGCCACCTCATCCCCAGCTCCTCCAATTGCAtcaccgccgccaccgccgcagCAGCCTCACTCGGGACCCATCCCGTGGCTACTAGCCtgttgtcgtcgtcgtcgatgCAACCACAACTCGAGCAGCCCATCGGCGCCGCTGCAGCGGCGGCGGCGCCAAGGAGCTCGAAGAAGCGCTCCAGGGCCTCACGACGGGCCCCTACCACCGTGCTCACCACCGACACCTCCAACTTCCGCGCCATGGTCCAAGAATTCACCGGCATACCCTCCCCTCCCTTCTCCGTCGCCTCTACGTCCCCTTTCGCGCGATCTCGCTTCGACCTCTACTACCCCGCTGACGCGCCTCCTCCCCACTTCCTCCTCCGTCCCTTACCCAAGAAACTCCAAGCTCCTCCCTCCTTTACTGCTAATCCCATCTCTTCTCTTCCACCTCCTCGTCCTTTGAGCACCACCAACACTGCTGCTGCTAGTGCCAACACCAAAATTCCTACTGATGACTCTAACTACCGGTCACCTTCTCATGATCTTGGTCTTGCCGGAGGCCAATGGCAACCTCTTGTAAGCCACCAAAGCCCCATCCTCAACTTCCAAAGCCTCCTCCAACCCTCACAACTCCAAGCAAAGTACACTCTTCCCGCCATAGCGGCAAGCTACAACGCAAAGCTGCACATCACACCCTCAGACGCGTACAAAGCACATGAGCTCGGCGGTCTTCCGCCAGGGCTTATCGGGTCCGAAGCATTGCATTCGAGCTGGACGGACGGCGGCGCTGATCTAGCGCACTTGAGGCCAGCCGCCATCGATGACTACTTGGACTCACAACTACGAGTCGGCAGCGGTTGGAAGCCGAACTACTCGGCTTCGGGGCCCCCCTCGGAGTTTACCGGGGACAAGGTATCGGGGAGCGTCGTGGCAACGAGAGGCGAGGGCATGGTGGAGTCATGGATTCATTATTCTGATTAG